From a single Shewanella donghaensis genomic region:
- the nhaC gene encoding Na+/H+ antiporter NhaC, whose product MSDNKHKQPSLLDALAPVFALIAMLGTAVYLFSSDSSAGANQIALILAACIAILIGYKNGYSWNEMERGIIKSIGVATGALLILFTVGSLIGTWILAGTVPTMIYYGMQILHPQYFYAASCILCAVVAISIGSSWTVAGTLGIALIGIASAMGLDINITAGAIISGAYFGDKMSPLSDTTNLAPAVAGSDIFSHIKYMTWTTVPSIIIALIVFTVLGLSADVSSFNSDLDNTLLLLEETYQPGLHLLIPLLVVLFFANKKMPAFPTVILGTLAGAICAAVFQFDNVVSYVNEDNLLPIVALIKGIWIAMFDGYVATTGDAVLDNLLSRGGMSSMVTTVWLILCAMTFGGVMEVTGSLSRLLESILGLVTGTSSLIITTLGVCIGANIITADQYIAIVLPGRMLKLEYQKRKLAPVNLSRTLEDSATVTSPLIPWNTCGAFMASTLGVATIAYLPYAIFNLVCPFISASYAYFNIKIQPLDESIQLTEEL is encoded by the coding sequence ATGTCCGATAATAAGCACAAGCAACCGAGTTTGCTTGACGCGCTTGCCCCCGTCTTCGCCCTCATAGCAATGCTTGGCACTGCGGTGTATCTTTTCTCTTCAGATAGTTCTGCTGGTGCAAATCAAATTGCGCTCATTTTAGCGGCCTGTATTGCCATCCTTATCGGTTATAAAAATGGCTATAGCTGGAATGAAATGGAGCGCGGCATTATTAAAAGTATTGGTGTCGCAACTGGCGCATTGTTGATTCTATTCACGGTAGGCTCGCTTATCGGTACTTGGATACTTGCGGGTACTGTGCCCACAATGATTTATTACGGCATGCAGATCCTGCATCCACAATACTTTTATGCTGCAAGCTGTATTTTGTGTGCCGTGGTCGCTATCAGTATTGGTAGCTCTTGGACAGTAGCTGGCACGCTCGGTATAGCCTTAATTGGTATTGCATCCGCTATGGGACTAGATATTAATATCACCGCAGGGGCGATTATTAGTGGCGCCTATTTTGGCGATAAAATGTCACCGCTTTCAGATACCACTAACCTAGCGCCCGCTGTTGCTGGCTCTGATATTTTCAGCCACATCAAATACATGACTTGGACTACCGTTCCCAGCATTATCATTGCGCTAATTGTCTTCACTGTTTTAGGACTCTCAGCTGATGTTTCTAGCTTCAATTCAGATCTTGATAACACTCTGTTACTGCTAGAAGAAACTTATCAACCCGGCCTGCATTTACTTATTCCTTTATTAGTGGTGTTATTTTTTGCCAACAAAAAAATGCCAGCCTTTCCTACCGTTATTCTAGGTACGCTAGCAGGGGCTATTTGCGCTGCTGTTTTCCAATTCGATAATGTGGTCAGTTATGTTAATGAGGACAATCTGTTACCGATTGTGGCGCTTATTAAAGGGATTTGGATTGCGATGTTTGATGGCTATGTGGCAACCACTGGCGATGCAGTATTAGATAACTTACTGAGCCGTGGTGGTATGAGTAGCATGGTGACTACGGTTTGGCTGATTCTATGTGCAATGACATTTGGCGGCGTAATGGAAGTAACGGGATCATTATCTCGCTTGCTAGAAAGTATCTTAGGTTTAGTCACGGGAACCAGCAGCTTAATTATCACGACCTTGGGTGTATGTATCGGCGCAAATATCATTACTGCAGATCAATATATCGCTATTGTGTTACCCGGTAGAATGCTCAAACTGGAATATCAAAAGCGTAAACTAGCGCCAGTTAATCTGAGCCGTACCTTAGAAGATTCAGCTACTGTAACCAGCCCGCTCATCCCGTGGAATACTTGCGGGGCTTTCATGGCCAGTACCTTAGGCGTGGCAACCATAGCCTATTTACCTTACGCAATTTTTAACTTAGTTTGCCCATTCATTAGCGCATCGTATGCTTATTTCAATATCAAAATACAACCGCTTGATGAATCGATACAGCTCACAGAGGAGCTATAA
- a CDS encoding NAD(P)/FAD-dependent oxidoreductase: MYDPLIAPNAASQPLANSYWASTQALPSRLPHLSGHKQTDVAIIGGGYTGLLTAYYLASKYHIDCHVLEANQVGFGASARNAGFVLKGSGRLGYAAMAKRWDLDTTKAIYGEFSQAVERVESLIHQFGIDCEPQEKGYLKVAHNPKALQQLKTATDFIQQHLITSPFDSKSLSSTGSANMGQHAQFINAADFRRDYLNHHQAYGALRLSDGFGVNPLKLLLGYKSMVEQQGITLSESSCVLDWVEENGKHRLLTEHGELTANKVIVAANGYTPKKFNHRIDEKFLPILSNIIVTEPLSVDELQAAGLFSHQVTMDTRILKYYFRLLPDNRLLFGGRGAVWGKDASDPIYGQRLKLAMNKCFPALATKKVAYNWTGWIAASMDDMPHVVEKNGVGYSLGYCGAGVSFSAQAAFRLAQSIAGDTPTDIATLPLYQNPLPRLPFAQARRIGQWGYYHYGWLKDRFG; the protein is encoded by the coding sequence ATGTATGATCCCCTTATTGCCCCAAATGCCGCTTCACAACCACTGGCCAATAGTTATTGGGCGAGTACCCAAGCTTTGCCATCTCGATTACCTCACTTAAGTGGTCATAAGCAAACCGATGTCGCAATTATTGGCGGCGGTTATACTGGATTACTGACGGCATATTATCTCGCCAGTAAATATCATATAGATTGCCATGTATTAGAGGCAAACCAAGTGGGTTTTGGTGCCAGCGCCCGTAATGCAGGTTTTGTATTAAAGGGCTCGGGCAGGTTGGGCTATGCCGCTATGGCAAAACGTTGGGATTTAGACACCACCAAAGCCATTTATGGCGAGTTTAGCCAAGCTGTTGAGCGAGTTGAATCATTGATCCATCAATTCGGTATTGATTGCGAACCACAAGAGAAAGGCTACTTAAAGGTGGCTCATAACCCTAAAGCGTTACAGCAACTCAAAACCGCCACTGACTTTATTCAGCAACATTTAATAACGTCTCCATTCGATAGTAAATCACTCTCGTCTACAGGCTCTGCAAATATGGGTCAGCATGCACAATTTATTAATGCTGCAGACTTTCGCCGAGATTATTTAAATCATCACCAAGCCTATGGTGCATTGCGATTAAGTGATGGCTTTGGGGTAAACCCATTAAAGCTATTGCTGGGTTATAAATCGATGGTCGAGCAGCAAGGTATTACCCTATCTGAAAGCTCATGCGTACTTGACTGGGTCGAGGAAAATGGCAAGCACCGCCTGCTAACAGAGCATGGTGAGTTAACCGCAAATAAAGTCATTGTGGCTGCTAATGGCTATACGCCCAAAAAGTTTAATCACCGCATTGATGAAAAGTTTTTGCCGATACTCAGCAATATTATTGTGACTGAGCCACTTAGTGTTGATGAGCTGCAAGCCGCTGGTCTATTTAGCCATCAAGTAACCATGGATACCCGCATTTTGAAGTATTACTTCAGGTTACTACCTGATAACCGATTATTGTTTGGTGGTCGGGGCGCAGTGTGGGGTAAGGACGCTAGCGATCCGATTTATGGTCAGCGACTCAAACTGGCTATGAACAAGTGTTTTCCGGCATTAGCGACTAAAAAAGTGGCCTATAACTGGACGGGCTGGATCGCGGCATCAATGGATGATATGCCTCATGTGGTAGAGAAGAACGGCGTAGGTTACAGTTTAGGTTATTGCGGTGCGGGGGTGTCTTTTAGTGCACAAGCGGCTTTCCGATTAGCGCAAAGTATTGCCGGAGATACTCCTACTGACATTGCGACTTTACCGCTCTATCAAAACCCATTACCCCGTTTGCCCTTTGCTCAAGCAAGACGAATAGGGCAATGGGGTTACTACCATTATGGCTGGTTGAAGGATCGTTTTGGATAA
- a CDS encoding GNAT family N-acetyltransferase: MVRSLTPDDFQQVIELGNRVHGEGYLDFGSLEKIYQLGIKNNINAHFVAVSDETSAQLSQQITQNEIIGFRLTYAAGQWAVDQWCTPNEWPVTEQSMCYFKCNTVAESHRGQGIGSALLQASIVAVKQQGAKAGVSHLWKQSPNNSAVGYFTHAGGRLIKQHPNRWNQKLDGSDYLCVLCGDDCHCTACEMVIEFT, encoded by the coding sequence ATGGTTAGAAGCTTAACACCTGATGATTTTCAACAAGTTATTGAGCTTGGTAATCGAGTGCATGGTGAAGGTTACTTAGATTTTGGTTCGTTAGAAAAAATTTATCAATTAGGCATAAAAAATAATATTAATGCCCATTTTGTGGCTGTTAGTGATGAAACTTCAGCTCAGTTATCACAACAAATAACACAGAATGAGATAATCGGATTTAGATTAACTTATGCCGCAGGGCAATGGGCGGTTGATCAGTGGTGTACGCCAAATGAGTGGCCTGTGACTGAACAGAGCATGTGTTATTTCAAATGTAATACGGTTGCAGAATCCCATCGAGGGCAAGGTATTGGCTCGGCTTTATTACAAGCCTCTATAGTTGCGGTCAAGCAGCAGGGTGCTAAAGCGGGTGTCAGTCATCTATGGAAACAAAGCCCAAATAACTCCGCTGTTGGCTACTTTACTCATGCAGGTGGCCGATTAATTAAACAGCATCCAAATCGCTGGAATCAAAAGTTAGATGGCAGTGATTATCTTTGCGTGCTTTGCGGCGATGATTGCCACTGCACAGCCTGTGAAATGGTGATTGAATTTACTTAA
- a CDS encoding spondin domain-containing protein, producing the protein MKSSVLKPIAKKASLLTCGLIAAGLFSVSATAAEVEISVVNLTHGNHFTPLFIAAHDADSHLFQVGEMATPALQKMAEGGDVGDLDAAVMGAGGVTVANPAMGLLAPGANVSEVMLDSMEMTHLSIVAMVLPTNDAFIGLDGWEIPTEAGTYTVYVNAYDAGTEANDEVVNGGGMSGVPGIPAAPGGDGGMNGTGVMDGSTNGYVHTHPGVLGDTDSAGGASDLDSRIHRWLNPVAKVVVTVK; encoded by the coding sequence ATGAAATCATCTGTATTAAAACCTATCGCAAAAAAAGCAAGCTTACTGACTTGTGGACTAATCGCCGCTGGCCTATTCAGTGTCTCAGCAACGGCTGCAGAAGTTGAAATTAGCGTAGTGAATCTGACGCATGGTAATCACTTCACGCCATTGTTTATTGCTGCACATGATGCCGACAGCCACTTGTTCCAAGTGGGTGAAATGGCAACTCCAGCGCTACAAAAAATGGCTGAAGGCGGCGATGTTGGCGATTTAGATGCTGCAGTGATGGGCGCTGGCGGTGTAACTGTAGCTAACCCTGCAATGGGTTTATTAGCACCAGGAGCGAATGTCAGTGAAGTCATGCTTGATTCAATGGAGATGACGCACCTTTCTATCGTTGCCATGGTACTACCCACTAATGATGCCTTTATAGGGTTAGATGGCTGGGAGATCCCAACTGAGGCAGGTACTTATACTGTGTATGTAAACGCATATGATGCAGGTACTGAAGCCAATGATGAAGTGGTTAATGGCGGCGGAATGTCAGGCGTTCCAGGAATTCCTGCCGCTCCCGGTGGTGATGGAGGTATGAATGGTACTGGTGTTATGGATGGCTCTACTAATGGTTATGTCCACACTCATCCAGGTGTGCTTGGTGATACTGATTCAGCCGGCGGCGCAAGTGATTTAGACAGCCGAATTCATCGCTGGTTAAACCCTGTTGCGAAAGTTGTTGTTACCGTTAAATAA
- a CDS encoding spondin domain-containing protein codes for MKYPIKNINKYSLSAAALIAVLGLSGCSDDDDNTPSPEPTPTPTPAPVMQTYTVTVTNLTANQPMSPIAVASHGSDVMLWQAGESANVALEKIAEGGDSSDVAAIEGIGVTASGAGILMPGMSETITITVDEDDVANLTVATMLVNTNDAFTGLNSYDISMLEVDAMVNMRGMVYDAGTEANTEEKGTMPGPADGGEGYNATRDDVDFVHIHPGVITMYDGLADSVLTPSHRFDNPVIAISISRTE; via the coding sequence ATGAAATATCCAATTAAAAATATCAATAAATATAGCCTAAGTGCTGCTGCATTAATTGCGGTACTCGGATTAAGCGGTTGCTCTGATGACGATGATAATACACCTTCGCCAGAGCCGACCCCGACACCCACTCCGGCGCCTGTGATGCAAACTTATACGGTAACAGTGACAAACTTAACGGCTAATCAACCAATGTCACCGATTGCTGTAGCCTCACATGGTAGTGACGTAATGCTGTGGCAAGCAGGCGAAAGCGCGAATGTCGCCCTAGAGAAAATTGCTGAAGGCGGAGATTCAAGTGATGTAGCAGCTATTGAAGGTATCGGGGTTACTGCCAGTGGTGCGGGCATATTAATGCCAGGGATGTCAGAAACTATCACGATTACTGTTGATGAAGATGATGTTGCCAACCTCACCGTAGCAACAATGCTAGTTAATACCAACGATGCCTTTACTGGATTAAACAGCTACGACATCTCGATGTTAGAAGTTGATGCTATGGTTAATATGAGAGGCATGGTTTACGACGCCGGCACTGAAGCGAATACAGAAGAGAAAGGTACCATGCCTGGACCTGCTGATGGTGGTGAAGGTTATAACGCCACTCGTGACGATGTTGACTTTGTACATATTCACCCTGGTGTCATCACCATGTATGACGGTCTAGCTGATTCAGTTCTGACACCGTCACATCGTTTTGATAATCCAGTAATTGCTATCTCTATTAGTCGTACAGAATAG
- a CDS encoding response regulator transcription factor, whose product MNDTNKQNHHPTKQSNQQVKQHILLVEDEQDLARLIMLNLTALNYEVFHATTLSQATKIIDSTVLDLILMDRMLPDGDGIMLCQQLREAGASVPVMMLTAKDSEADIVLGLEAGADDYLVKPFSVLELRARVKAMLRRSQVQQVSAEQLEFNGVTINSSTREVVSNDSHLELTAREFDLLLFMAKHPLQVFSRMQLLEAVWGYNYDGYEHTVNSHINRLRNKLARSPGHPELVKTVWGVGYKFAPPEA is encoded by the coding sequence ATGAATGACACGAATAAGCAAAATCACCACCCGACAAAGCAAAGTAATCAGCAAGTGAAACAACATATTCTGTTGGTTGAAGATGAACAAGACTTAGCAAGACTGATCATGCTCAATTTAACCGCGTTAAATTATGAAGTGTTTCATGCAACCACATTAAGCCAAGCAACTAAAATTATTGACTCTACTGTACTAGATTTAATTTTGATGGATCGCATGCTACCTGATGGTGACGGCATTATGTTATGTCAGCAACTACGTGAAGCAGGTGCGTCTGTTCCTGTAATGATGCTAACAGCAAAAGATTCTGAAGCTGACATTGTATTGGGCCTAGAAGCTGGCGCCGATGATTACTTAGTTAAACCTTTCAGTGTGCTTGAACTTAGAGCACGTGTGAAAGCCATGCTACGACGCAGTCAAGTTCAGCAAGTAAGTGCTGAACAACTTGAATTTAATGGCGTGACAATCAACTCTTCGACTCGAGAAGTTGTCTCTAATGACAGTCACCTTGAATTAACCGCCAGAGAGTTCGACTTGCTATTGTTTATGGCTAAGCATCCACTGCAAGTATTTAGTCGCATGCAATTATTAGAAGCGGTATGGGGCTATAACTATGATGGCTATGAACATACGGTTAATAGCCACATAAATCGCTTACGTAATAAACTCGCCCGCAGTCCTGGTCACCCAGAATTAGTTAAAACAGTCTGGGGTGTAGGCTATAAGTTTGCACCACCTGAAGCCTAA
- a CDS encoding sensor histidine kinase, whose amino-acid sequence MNRLFNRLFLSATLVVLLLFVALWQWLQLNHEFSRNQIQQSLHLQLAEHMAHINPLLSQGITSDAALKEAFHDFMLLGPSFEIYTLDPNGRVIAYDAKEEKIKKTRVDLTKINQFIEGRDLPILGTDPRSKETQKIFSVSKLINADGLHSGYLYVIIGGEDYDSWQALINSENQPKLWGATIGFWVIFALILFVLLLGFFTRPIKKLASDLNQLKDAPLSDNMALPNRYNGSKEIRDLSDNINHLLHEISQQHQQVKRQQQAKHDFLLHLSHDLKTPLTSLIGYIDTWLLSPPEERQPEFIEYAANSGQNLQQLLAQLLELAALENGQISAQITQINLREILQDLVQTFLPRAKKLGITLDFEIKDELQIYTDPQLMRRILNNLVDNALRYTPKGGAITVFSETLNGQSWLAVKDTGAGMHKHEVEALKQLSMNQLSFEPNQALPQLGVGLAIVRQLLGLLKCRINIDSEPGTGSCFHIELQSSRH is encoded by the coding sequence ATGAATCGATTATTTAACCGACTGTTTTTATCTGCCACCTTGGTAGTGCTGTTACTATTTGTCGCTCTATGGCAATGGCTGCAGCTGAATCATGAATTTAGCCGTAATCAAATTCAGCAATCTCTTCATTTGCAACTCGCCGAGCATATGGCGCATATCAACCCATTGTTATCTCAAGGCATTACTTCTGATGCGGCATTAAAAGAAGCCTTCCATGACTTTATGTTACTCGGCCCAAGCTTCGAAATTTATACTTTAGATCCTAATGGCCGTGTCATTGCTTACGATGCGAAGGAAGAAAAAATCAAAAAAACACGGGTCGATTTAACTAAAATAAATCAATTTATAGAAGGACGAGACTTGCCAATTTTAGGCACAGATCCACGTTCTAAAGAAACCCAAAAAATCTTCTCCGTTAGCAAACTCATCAATGCCGATGGTCTTCACAGTGGTTACTTATATGTCATCATTGGCGGCGAAGATTACGATAGCTGGCAAGCATTAATCAATTCAGAAAATCAACCCAAACTATGGGGCGCAACGATAGGATTCTGGGTAATATTTGCATTGATACTGTTTGTATTATTACTGGGCTTTTTCACCCGCCCAATTAAGAAATTAGCCAGCGATTTGAATCAATTAAAAGATGCACCTTTAAGCGACAATATGGCTTTGCCTAATCGCTATAATGGTAGCAAAGAGATTAGAGATCTTAGTGACAATATTAATCACCTATTACATGAGATAAGCCAACAACATCAGCAAGTAAAACGCCAACAACAAGCCAAGCATGATTTCTTATTACACTTATCACATGACTTAAAAACGCCGCTGACATCATTAATTGGTTATATCGATACTTGGTTACTCTCTCCACCAGAAGAACGTCAACCTGAGTTTATTGAATATGCCGCCAATTCGGGTCAAAACTTACAACAATTATTAGCACAATTACTGGAGTTGGCAGCACTTGAAAATGGTCAGATATCGGCGCAAATAACACAAATTAATTTACGTGAAATATTGCAAGATTTAGTGCAGACCTTTTTGCCGAGAGCGAAAAAATTAGGTATCACTTTAGACTTTGAAATCAAAGATGAGTTACAAATTTATACTGACCCGCAATTGATGCGTCGAATTCTAAATAATCTGGTAGATAATGCCCTGAGGTATACCCCTAAAGGTGGTGCCATTACAGTCTTTAGTGAAACCCTTAATGGCCAAAGCTGGCTGGCAGTAAAAGACACCGGGGCGGGAATGCACAAGCATGAAGTGGAAGCGTTAAAACAACTTTCTATGAACCAGTTATCATTTGAACCCAATCAAGCGCTGCCTCAGTTAGGCGTAGGATTAGCCATTGTGCGCCAATTACTTGGACTGCTAAAATGTCGTATTAACATCGATAGTGAACCCGGCACTGGCAGCTGCTTTCATATCGAACTGCAAAGCAGTCGTCATTAA
- a CDS encoding bifunctional diguanylate cyclase/phosphodiesterase — protein sequence MNSLFQLDTISKKLLFILMSVSLSSIIIITFVFSAYEVTTSKQDQVESLDTLLAILSPNITAAVLFDDEDAIQELIDPILLRSDVLAVNVIDTNGLLLASTGYAEPKATLPLQGVLFNTTEISTVLSLDNQEYGQIIIEADDSYIVGRVKFYSYFIITLLLFTLGVSFFLSLYLRRRFLSPILHLAKVAELVSKSNDYSQRAKELSQDEVGQLTSCFNEMLHTIEQRDNLLESKVKSRTEALETANVQLHEFAYIDGLTELPNRRYFYEKLQSLIDMEDKKFIVIFIDLDGFKEVNDTLGHDYGDLLLHQVAKRLRHCVRAEDTVARLGGDEFTLIIENIYEQSRAIDIAKIIKNTLMNPLTIKGKQISVTGSIGLTFYPKDGKSLESLLKHADQAMYLAKNNGRNRYEFFSYSKEEKAVEKRQLIEELRLAINNEQFELFYQPIFACNSHHVTKAEALIRWNHPARGLVEPNDFIPIAEECGLIIEIGNWVRKQALIDTAHFQALAGHIVQVSVNTSPLEIDNLGLWAQQWQSQSQQYQLPKGAILIEVTENTLMTPGSAIQQQMKLLGEQGINLAIDDFGVGYSSLAYLQQLDIDILKIDRSFITDLETNDSCVALVRAIVTMAHNLGVKVVAEGIEQRAQYDILEKLECDYFQGYMLSKPLQKRDFIEKFLEHTDDSDSENQSVESQRSDARNIELGM from the coding sequence ATGAACTCTCTCTTCCAGCTCGATACCATTAGTAAAAAACTGTTATTTATTTTAATGAGCGTGTCTTTGTCTTCAATCATCATCATCACTTTTGTTTTTAGTGCTTATGAAGTCACGACCTCAAAGCAGGATCAAGTTGAAAGCCTAGATACCTTGTTAGCTATCTTATCTCCGAATATTACCGCTGCGGTTTTATTTGATGATGAAGATGCGATTCAAGAGTTAATTGATCCGATTTTATTACGTTCAGATGTGTTGGCCGTTAATGTCATTGATACCAACGGTTTATTACTGGCTTCAACTGGCTATGCTGAGCCGAAAGCAACGTTGCCCTTGCAAGGTGTCTTGTTCAATACCACTGAAATATCCACCGTGCTTTCATTAGATAATCAAGAATACGGCCAGATTATTATCGAGGCTGATGATAGTTATATTGTTGGTAGAGTGAAATTTTACAGTTACTTTATTATTACCCTGTTGCTGTTTACCCTTGGTGTGAGTTTTTTCTTATCTTTATATCTACGCCGCCGCTTTTTAAGCCCGATCCTGCATTTAGCTAAAGTCGCCGAGTTAGTCAGTAAATCCAATGACTACAGCCAACGAGCCAAAGAACTTTCCCAAGATGAGGTGGGTCAATTAACATCGTGTTTCAACGAGATGCTTCATACCATTGAACAACGGGATAATTTATTGGAAAGCAAAGTAAAATCCCGCACCGAAGCGTTAGAAACCGCCAACGTTCAGTTGCATGAATTTGCCTACATTGATGGGTTAACAGAATTACCTAATCGACGATATTTTTATGAAAAACTACAGTCACTGATAGATATGGAAGACAAAAAGTTCATTGTCATATTTATCGATCTAGATGGTTTTAAAGAAGTTAATGACACCTTAGGTCATGATTATGGCGATCTGTTATTGCATCAAGTAGCTAAGCGATTACGTCATTGTGTTAGAGCTGAAGACACTGTGGCAAGGCTTGGTGGAGATGAATTTACGCTTATTATTGAGAATATTTATGAGCAAAGCCGTGCAATTGATATTGCCAAAATAATAAAAAATACCCTAATGAATCCTTTAACGATCAAAGGAAAGCAAATATCTGTTACTGGCAGTATTGGGCTGACTTTTTATCCTAAAGATGGTAAATCACTGGAATCCTTACTTAAACATGCCGATCAAGCTATGTATCTGGCTAAAAATAATGGCCGTAATCGTTACGAGTTTTTCTCATACTCTAAAGAAGAAAAAGCAGTTGAAAAACGCCAGTTAATTGAAGAGTTACGCTTAGCTATAAATAATGAACAGTTTGAATTGTTTTACCAACCTATCTTCGCCTGCAACAGTCATCATGTTACCAAGGCCGAAGCTTTAATTCGTTGGAATCACCCAGCAAGAGGTTTAGTAGAGCCTAATGATTTTATCCCTATTGCAGAGGAGTGTGGCTTAATTATTGAAATCGGCAATTGGGTTAGAAAGCAAGCCTTAATCGATACTGCTCACTTTCAAGCCTTAGCTGGTCATATTGTTCAGGTTAGCGTCAACACCTCACCACTCGAAATTGATAATTTAGGGTTATGGGCACAACAATGGCAGTCTCAAAGCCAGCAATATCAATTACCGAAAGGTGCCATTTTAATTGAAGTCACAGAAAATACCTTGATGACGCCAGGGTCTGCTATTCAACAACAAATGAAGTTACTGGGCGAACAAGGTATTAATCTCGCCATTGATGATTTTGGTGTGGGTTACTCATCTTTAGCTTATTTACAGCAACTTGATATCGATATCCTTAAAATTGATCGCTCATTTATCACTGATTTAGAAACAAATGATAGTTGCGTTGCTCTGGTGCGGGCAATTGTGACCATGGCGCATAACTTAGGGGTTAAAGTTGTCGCTGAGGGAATAGAGCAGCGAGCTCAATACGACATTTTGGAAAAGTTAGAATGTGATTATTTCCAAGGGTATATGTTGTCAAAGCCGCTACAGAAAAGAGATTTTATTGAAAAGTTTCTCGAGCATACCGATGATAGTGATTCAGAAAACCAAAGTGTAGAGTCTCAACGTTCAGACGCTCGAAATATCGAACTAGGCATGTAG
- a CDS encoding YfiR family protein, giving the protein MHKFVIAFVSLTLLLFSSNGLSMEKEYAIKAGFLYNFARYGNWLEPHSEPFFLCSPDADFIAIANGVLSGQKIDGLPISLLAISDNDDNISQCSLLFITSSTSEFNRINQYKNIMIVGESEDFINQGGHIRFFLSGGKIRFEVSPEYLKQSGITMSSKVLRLGRVVGRQ; this is encoded by the coding sequence ATGCATAAGTTTGTTATTGCATTCGTGAGCTTAACATTACTGCTATTTAGCAGTAATGGGCTGTCGATGGAAAAAGAATATGCCATTAAAGCGGGTTTTTTATATAACTTTGCTCGTTATGGTAATTGGTTAGAGCCCCATTCTGAGCCATTTTTTTTATGCAGTCCTGATGCCGATTTCATCGCAATAGCCAATGGTGTGTTGAGTGGTCAGAAAATAGATGGACTGCCTATTTCGTTGCTGGCTATCTCCGACAATGATGACAATATTTCGCAATGTAGCCTGCTGTTTATTACCTCCTCAACCTCAGAATTCAACAGAATCAATCAATATAAGAACATCATGATTGTTGGAGAGTCAGAAGACTTTATCAATCAAGGAGGTCATATTCGCTTTTTTCTGTCAGGAGGGAAAATACGTTTTGAGGTATCTCCTGAATACTTGAAACAGTCTGGCATCACCATGAGTTCAAAGGTATTACGCCTTGGCCGTGTCGTTGGGAGACAATAG